The Changchengzhania lutea genomic sequence CGCAGTATGGGCTAGTAAACTCGGAATATCGATACCAATTAAATTCGTCCATCTATATTCACTCTATAATTGATTTTGCTTATTTTGAAAATGCCATCGCTAATATTAAAGAAAAACTTTTCGGCTATGGTTTTGGTTTCGGAATCCTTACAAAATCCGGATTGTTAAAGTTCAACTATGCCAACGGCAAAATTGAAAACCAGAAGTTTAAACTTTCCAATTCTAAAATACATCTTAGTTTAATAGCTGATTTTTAGCATTTACCCATTGAATTCCTTAATAAAATGAAAACTTTAACCATTATTTATTGTTTTATTAACTTTTTATTATGATTTTTGAATTGACTAATTCAAATAATTATAAAATGAAAACAAAGTTTAGTGGAATTCTAACGCTACTACTAGCGTTTGTTGTGCAACTAACGTTTGCACAAGAAAAACAAATTTCGGGTACAGTCTCAGACGGTGCAGGTTTACCGCTTCCGGGAGCTACCGTCTTGATTAAAGGCACTAGTTCTGGAACCTCAACAGATTTCGATGGTAAATATTCTATTACAGCTAATCAAGGGGCGACTCTTGTTTTTAGTTTTGTAGGATATACTACAAAAGAAATTGCGGTAGGTGCCTCAAACACAATTAATGTTACTATGCAAGAGGATGCTCAGGCTTTAGAGGAAGTTGTAGTAACTGCTTTGGGTATTAAAAGGCAAAAGAAAACCCTTACCTATCAAGCAGAAAAAGTAAGCAGTCAAGAACTCGTTCAGGTAAGCCCTACTAGAGCGGCCAGTGCACTGGCAGGTAAAGTTGCAGGTCTGCAAATTAACGTTCAAAGTAACGGTGTAAACCCAACTACTCAAGTGCTCTTAAGAGGGATGCGCTCAATCACTTCAAATAATAGTGCCTTAATTGTTATTGATGGTTCTATTGCTTCTCAAGGGGCGTTTGACGATTTAAACCCAAATGATATTGAAAGCATGAATGTCCTAAAAGGCGCTACAGCTGCTGCTCTTTACGGTTCTTCAGCCGGTAATGGTGCAATTATAATTAATACTAAACAAGGAAAAGCTGGTGACGGTTTTAGAGTTGGTGTATCTACAGCAGCAACTTTTGAAAATGTTGCCTGGATGCCTGAATTTCAATCTGAATACGGAAGTGGATTGAATGGTATTTATGACCCTATTGAAAACTTAAACTGGGGGCCACGTTTTGATGGTCAATTACGTCAAATTGGTCCTACTATGGGTCCAAATGATCCATTACCTACACAAATTGTTCCTTATGCTCCTATAAAAGACAACTTATTAAAGTTTTATAATACGGGTACAACTTTCCAAAACACGGTGTATTTTAGTGGTGGTGGCGACGATTCTTCTTTCTATGTATCTGTTGGAGATCAAAAAACTAAAGGTATTATTCCAGATGACTCTTATAAAAGAAACACATTTAAAGTCAATGCTTCTAAAAAACTTGGTAAATTAACTTTAAGTTTAGCTTCCAATTATTTAAGAGATGAAACAAATGTTGTTGGTAATCGTGGTGGTGACCAAGACAGACCTTTATATTGGTTTATATTAAACCAAACTAATAATACGCCAGTAGCGGAATATTCGGACTGGGATAACCCAAATAGTTATGGGTATGCTGATAACTATTCTAATGCTTATTACCAAAACCCGTATTGGGTTGTGGGAACTACCAGAGATATTGATCAGACAAGTAGGCTAACAGCTAATATTACGGCATCTTACGAAATTTTCGATTGGATGAACTTTACAACGCGTATAGGTATTAATACTGGCAACGGATTTGGGAAAGAATGGAGAGCAAGACAAGAGTATAGTAACCGTCTGCAACCTGCAGCAGGTACCGTACCTTCTTTTGTAACAGATACTGAAAATAGTTTTACTTCGTATACTACAGATGCCTTATTATCATCTGATTTCGAATTTGGTGAAGATTTCCAATTGAAATCTATTTTAGGTGCTACGAATACAACAAACTACACAA encodes the following:
- a CDS encoding SusC/RagA family TonB-linked outer membrane protein, with the translated sequence MKTKFSGILTLLLAFVVQLTFAQEKQISGTVSDGAGLPLPGATVLIKGTSSGTSTDFDGKYSITANQGATLVFSFVGYTTKEIAVGASNTINVTMQEDAQALEEVVVTALGIKRQKKTLTYQAEKVSSQELVQVSPTRAASALAGKVAGLQINVQSNGVNPTTQVLLRGMRSITSNNSALIVIDGSIASQGAFDDLNPNDIESMNVLKGATAAALYGSSAGNGAIIINTKQGKAGDGFRVGVSTAATFENVAWMPEFQSEYGSGLNGIYDPIENLNWGPRFDGQLRQIGPTMGPNDPLPTQIVPYAPIKDNLLKFYNTGTTFQNTVYFSGGGDDSSFYVSVGDQKTKGIIPDDSYKRNTFKVNASKKLGKLTLSLASNYLRDETNVVGNRGGDQDRPLYWFILNQTNNTPVAEYSDWDNPNSYGYADNYSNAYYQNPYWVVGTTRDIDQTSRLTANITASYEIFDWMNFTTRIGINTGNGFGKEWRARQEYSNRLQPAAGTVPSFVTDTENSFTSYTTDALLSSDFEFGEDFQLKSILGATNTTNYTKNSIIAVNNLSIPDFYDISNGTGQPVVTANETSKRTYGFFADLNFGWRDFLFLNLSGRYDFTSTLPAADNSYFYPAAGLSFVVSDAFPDLKDGALSFLKLTASNSTVYNDLGAYQTNETFFQGTGFPFGSVNGFEVARTAVDSGLTKEKINTTEFGLNLAFFNNRLTFDGAYFETTSTDLITSTTPSVASNANLLLTNIGELKSSGYELTLGGTILQTDDFSWDMNINYTHNEQKVTKIKEGVDEIKLYSTNVLDEVGIFAVVGEPFPTLKASSYVRDPQGRIVINPVDGNPIQGDVKSHGQVTPDYIIGLNSSINYKGFRLSTTMDYRTGHVYYEQGTDAMEFTGRGTHTVQANRQDFVIPNTVYETAAGSGVFVENTSIPITGGDMTYWQNVYNNIKENYIKDATAFKIREVSLTYELPSKYLENSLVHSLRFGFIGRNLFTWLPSESKFADPEFQNLVSRATTASGTRNAVPANAIGIGGFIQGPPTKSVGFSVNIEF